The genomic interval CGCGCGTGGCAAGTATCGCTATTTACGATGAAGTAGAATCGCTCAATTATGCCCTCGCACATCAATATGCTTTTACACTTTTTGCAATATGCTTTATTTTGCTTCTAAGTATTTTTTATCTTAACAGACGATTCCAACAATCTCAAGGCATCTTATGAGCGATATTGTCTTTCGCTTTAATAAAAAATTGCTTGGGAGCAAAGGTGCATTTAAACTTGAAATAGATAAACAATTAAGCTTTGGTGAGTTTATCGCACTTTTTGGCAAAAGTGGTGCTGGGAAAACAAGTATTTTGCGCGTTTTGAGCGGACTTGATAAAGTAGAAAATGGTTATATTCGCGTAGGTGATACGATTTGGTTAGATTCTCAAAAAAACATTGATCTCCCTCCGCAAAGGCGGCGCATTGGATTTGTTTTTCAAAACTACGCCCTCTTTCCTCATCTAAATGTATATGAAAATATTTGTTTTGGGCTCAAAAACAAACAAGATAGAATCTTTGCTGATGAACTCGTAGCTCTTATGGACTTGCAATCCCTTAAAAAGGCGCACATTTATCAACTCTCTGGTGGACAATCTCAACGCGTAGCACTTGCGCGTGCCCTTACTTCGCGACCTACACTTTTGTTGCTTGATGAACCTTTCTCTGCACTTGATAATGCAATGGCACAAATCCTACAAAATGAACTCAAAAAGATTCACAAACACTTCAATCTCACAACTTTACTTGTGAGCCACAATCTAAGTGAAATTTTCTCTCTTGCTTCTCGCACTTTTGTCATAAAAGAAGGGCAAATTATCAGTGATGGAAGCAATCAAGAAGTGTTTATTCAAAAGCGTCTTAGTGCTAAAATCAAACTTACAGGCAAAATTATCAATATATCCATACAAGAGATTGTATGTATTATAAGTGTGCTTTGTCAAAATGAGATTTTTCAAATTGTCTATGACCCCATTGAGGCAGCAAATTTTAAGGTGGGCGAACAAGTAATTATTGCCTCTAAAGCTTTTAGCCCTGTGCTTTATAAGCTTGAGGTATCTTTATAACTCTTTAAAGCCTCTCTCGCAAAAAACTAAATGGTGGCAAAGGCAAAGGCAGCTTAAAAGCATTGGTATTGCCACTATGGATAGAATCTAGCTCTTTGTCATCTTTCAAGCAAATCCTATTAAAACGCATATATTTCACGCCTTGTTCTTCAAATATCTCGCCAAGATCACTTTTACCACAAGTTATACTTTCACCAAAAGGTGCGACAATCTCTTTTGCCTCTCCAACTCTAATGGTATGCCTACAAAATGCCCACTCGCCACTCTCATCAACTTCTGCATTCACTTGGTAACTCCCCTCACTTATGGCAGTGAGATGATTTTGTGTATTAAACTTCTCATAAGGACGATGGATAATATAACCATCAGTGAATCCACGATTTTTAAGTGTATAAAGTTCATTGGTATAAAAGGCACTATTTTCACTGCCATTATAATAATCATCAATAGCTGCGCGATATGCCCTTGCCGTAATGCCAGCATAATAATTTGACTTTGTGCGTCCTTCAATTTTAAGTGCATCTACTGCTCCAGAATCCAAAATTTCACGAATATGCCCACTTAAATTTAAATCCTTTGAATTAAAAATATGCGTCCCCAAGCCCTCTTCCTCTTGTAATCTCATCATCACGCCATTATCGGGGTTTTTTACATAGAACTCTTTGCCATCAAACTTCACAAGCTCATCATTCTCCACATTACGCACAAAATATTCATAATCAAATCGGCAGTCATTGGCGCAACTCCCACGATTTGGCACACGCCCACTCTGCAGAGCAGAAATCAAACATCGCCCAGAAAACGCAAAACACATACTCCCGTGCACAAAAATTTCAATCTCCAAATCAGGCAAATGTTTTTTAATCTCAAGTGCATCTTTGAGACTTATTTCACGGGCGGCAACAATGCGTTTCACACCCATTTCATAAAATACCTCTGCATCAAGCACATTAAGCACATTTGCTTGAGTAGAGAGGTGAATAGGGATTTGCGGAGCAATCTTTTTGCTCAATTTCACTACACCCGGTGCCGCTACAATAAACGCATCGGGATTTAGAGATGCCATTTTAGCGATATGAGATTCTAAAAGTTTAAGTTGGGAATTAAAAGGAAATCCATTAATCGTAACAAATACCTTTTTACCACGCTCGTGAGCATAGGCTACACCTTGCGCGAAATCTTCAAAACTGAAGTCTTTTCCCGCGCGCGTGCGTAAAGAAAAATGGCTCACGCCTCCATATACTGCATCTGCACCATAAGCAAGAGCAATCTTAAGTTTTTTAAGATTCCCAGCAGGAGAAAGGAGCTGGACTCTAGAATCTGCCATTATTTTGCGCCAAATGAAGCAATAAGAGCCTCAATATCGTCCTCATTGGCAACATCTTCCTTATTATCTCCCGCAATAAATACCGCTGAACTTACGCGCTTACTATCATCAATTTTGCCCTCAAATAAAGAATTCATATATTGTGCTAATGCACGCATAACATTGATAACGCGTTCAATTTTTTGACGATGAATATCTTGATATTGCATTAAATCCATTGCCTGCATTGAAGCATCATTAATGTCATTGGCTGCATTTAAAATAATTTTTTCACTTTTTTGCAATTCTTTTGTAGATTCTAAAGCACTTTGAAAGCTCTGAATATGAGGAAATGTTGCACAAAGCTTACTGAAAAGATGCTCTTGATTTTCAAGATATTTTTTAATATTTTTAATCTCTTTTTCAATTTTTGCCGCACTATTGCTCATAATTTCAAGCTGGTCAAAAATCTGAATACCCTTAGCTTCTGTATCTTGAGTCACTTCATCAAGCTGATGCACTACTTTATGGTCTTCAGTAGGTGGTGGTGGAGGCCACTTTTTATCAGCCTCCACACGAAAATCATTAGGGTCAATAGTTTCTGTTTTAAACTCTTCTTGTGTGTCTGATGTATCAGAAAGCGCATCTACTTCACTTATATCTGGCTCTCCATTCATAAGAGAATCTAACTCTTCTTGGGTCATTATATTGCCTTTTTTTTATTCAAAATAATGGAATGCGTATTATACAACATTACATTGAATGGATTATTAAAATCAGCTAAGTGCTTTTGACTACACAACTTAATTATCTTTCGCACTTGTATGCACAAGAACAGATTCTATAATCTCATCAATATCTCCATCAAGCACACCGCTTGTATCACTTGTAGCAAATTGAGTGCGCAAATCTTTTACCTGTTGATAAGGAGCAAGCACATAGGAGCGGATTTGATGTCCCCAACCAATTTCACTTTTTTCTTGACTTGCTCCTTCTTGATTTTTTTGCAACTCTAACTCATAGAGTTTGGATTTTAACATTTTCATCGCCGTAGCCTTGTTTTTATGCTGACTTCTATCATTTTGACATTGCACCACTATACCTGTAGGAAAATGAGTGATTCTAATAGCAGATTCTGTTTTATTGACGTGTTGTCCGCCTGCTCCACTTGCACGATAAGTATCAATGCGTATATCTTTGTCCTCAATCTCAATGTTTATATCATCATCAAGCTCTGGACTTACCTGCACACTAGCAAAACTCGTATGCCTCTTAGCATTTGCATCAAAAGGAGAGATTCTCACTAAACGATGCACACCATTCTCGCTTTTAGCATAACCATAAGCATTTTCGCCTTTTATGATAAAAGCCACACCTTTAATCCCTGCTTCCTCGCCATCTTGGTAATCAAGCAGCTCAACTTTAAACCCCCTACGCTCACTCCAACGCAAATACATACGATAAAGGATACTTGCCCAATCTTGAGATTCTGTGCCACCAGCACCGGGCTGAATAGTAATAATAGCATTTGAACCATCATTCTCACCACTTAACATTACTTCAATCTCAACCTTTTGAATATGACTAAGTAAAGAAGGTGCTTGCTCAAAAAGCAACTCTAAAGTGCGAGAATCTTCCTCGCTCATAGCTATTTCATATAGTTCTAGTGCATCATCAATTTCTTGTTTTGTGTTCGTATAAGTTTGTAGCATTCGCTCACATTTTCGCTTTTGCTTCGCTACTTCTGCTGCTCTTTTGCTATCATTCCAAAAATGCTCATCTTGCTCAAGATTCTCAATATCTTTAAGCTGCTTTTGAAGCGAAGTTGGATTAAGAATCTTTGCAATATTCTCACATTTATTGTGCAAAGTTTTAAGTAACTCACCATATTCATAAGAATCCATATTCTACCCTTGATTTTAAAAACTCAAATTGTAGCACATATTTATAATTTCCTCTTAACTTTTTATTTTGCTATGAATTCTCTTAATGCTTGAATTAGGCTATTTTGTGCCTTTTTAATAAAAAGTTAAAATTGATAACCCAAAGAGGCAGAGAGCAAATGAAGTTGTCCGAATCCACCTGTTTGATAAATACTTTTACGCCCATCTTTAAGACTTAGACTATATGCAACGCCTAGATTCCATTGCTCACTAAATGTTTTTCTCACTCCTGCACCAAACATATAGGCATTACTATCGGGGATTCCTATTTTATCTTGAGGCACAGGGGATTGGTCAAATGCCGCAGAAAACATTAGAAGTAGATTCTTTTGTGTCAAATAAGTAACCCCTA from Helicobacter hepaticus ATCC 51449 carries:
- a CDS encoding ATP-binding cassette domain-containing protein → MSDIVFRFNKKLLGSKGAFKLEIDKQLSFGEFIALFGKSGAGKTSILRVLSGLDKVENGYIRVGDTIWLDSQKNIDLPPQRRRIGFVFQNYALFPHLNVYENICFGLKNKQDRIFADELVALMDLQSLKKAHIYQLSGGQSQRVALARALTSRPTLLLLDEPFSALDNAMAQILQNELKKIHKHFNLTTLLVSHNLSEIFSLASRTFVIKEGQIISDGSNQEVFIQKRLSAKIKLTGKIINISIQEIVCIISVLCQNEIFQIVYDPIEAANFKVGEQVIIASKAFSPVLYKLEVSL
- a CDS encoding peptidase U32 family protein; the protein is MADSRVQLLSPAGNLKKLKIALAYGADAVYGGVSHFSLRTRAGKDFSFEDFAQGVAYAHERGKKVFVTINGFPFNSQLKLLESHIAKMASLNPDAFIVAAPGVVKLSKKIAPQIPIHLSTQANVLNVLDAEVFYEMGVKRIVAAREISLKDALEIKKHLPDLEIEIFVHGSMCFAFSGRCLISALQSGRVPNRGSCANDCRFDYEYFVRNVENDELVKFDGKEFYVKNPDNGVMMRLQEEEGLGTHIFNSKDLNLSGHIREILDSGAVDALKIEGRTKSNYYAGITARAYRAAIDDYYNGSENSAFYTNELYTLKNRGFTDGYIIHRPYEKFNTQNHLTAISEGSYQVNAEVDESGEWAFCRHTIRVGEAKEIVAPFGESITCGKSDLGEIFEEQGVKYMRFNRICLKDDKELDSIHSGNTNAFKLPLPLPPFSFLRERL
- a CDS encoding chemotaxis protein — its product is MTQEELDSLMNGEPDISEVDALSDTSDTQEEFKTETIDPNDFRVEADKKWPPPPPTEDHKVVHQLDEVTQDTEAKGIQIFDQLEIMSNSAAKIEKEIKNIKKYLENQEHLFSKLCATFPHIQSFQSALESTKELQKSEKIILNAANDINDASMQAMDLMQYQDIHRQKIERVINVMRALAQYMNSLFEGKIDDSKRVSSAVFIAGDNKEDVANEDDIEALIASFGAK
- the prfB gene encoding peptide chain release factor 2, producing MDSYEYGELLKTLHNKCENIAKILNPTSLQKQLKDIENLEQDEHFWNDSKRAAEVAKQKRKCERMLQTYTNTKQEIDDALELYEIAMSEEDSRTLELLFEQAPSLLSHIQKVEIEVMLSGENDGSNAIITIQPGAGGTESQDWASILYRMYLRWSERRGFKVELLDYQDGEEAGIKGVAFIIKGENAYGYAKSENGVHRLVRISPFDANAKRHTSFASVQVSPELDDDINIEIEDKDIRIDTYRASGAGGQHVNKTESAIRITHFPTGIVVQCQNDRSQHKNKATAMKMLKSKLYELELQKNQEGASQEKSEIGWGHQIRSYVLAPYQQVKDLRTQFATSDTSGVLDGDIDEIIESVLVHTSAKDN